In the genome of Ictalurus furcatus strain D&B chromosome 13, Billie_1.0, whole genome shotgun sequence, one region contains:
- the lcmt1 gene encoding leucine carboxyl methyltransferase 1, with amino-acid sequence MASKAPFTDSDTADEAVRATCDDASICKRYATSKGYWNDPYIQYFVRQTGERKAPEINRGYYARVHGVNHLLDAFLKKTQCDCQVVNLGAGLDTTFWTLKAENTLPKKFFEVDFPMIVARKIHHIKTKPPLSKPLIETHSADSLLLDGHNLDSDRYCIISADLRDLSGLEEKLRKFNINTELPTLFVSECVLVYMTPEQSSKLVHWAAHTFHTAMFINYEQVNMADRFGQIMIENLQRRQCNLAGVDVCQSLDSQKERFLSTGWESVNALDMMAVYSLLPQEDVSRIERLEFLDEKELLQQLLQHYSICWAVKDTLNLGISQIGF; translated from the exons ATGGCGTCCAAAGCGCCTTTCACTGACTCTGACACCGCTGATGAAGCTGTCAGAGCAACATGCGACGATGCGTCGATATGCAAAAG gTATGCAACAAGCAAAGGATACTGGAACGACccttacatacagtattttgtgCGTCAGACAGGTGAACGCAAGGCACCTGAGATTAACAGAG GTTATTATGCCCGTGTCCATGGAGTGAACCACCTGCTTGATGCATTTCTTAAAAAGACTCAGTGTGACTGCCAGGTGGTGAATCTTGGAGCTGGACTGGACACCACTTTCTGGACACTGAAG GCTGAGAACACTTTGCCGAAAAAGTTCTTTGAAGTTGACTTCCCTATGATTGTTGCCAGGAAGATACACCATATCAA GACAAAACCTCCTCTGTCAAAGCCCTTGATTGAGACCCATTCAGCTGATTCACTCCTATTAG ATGGCCACAACCTGGACTCAGACAGATACTGTATCATCAGTGCTGATCTCAGAGACCTCTCAGGCTTAGAGGAAAAACTCAGAAAATTCAACATAAATACAGA ATTGCCAACACTCTTTGTTTCTGAATGTGTGCTGGTGTACATGACCCCAGAGCAGTCCTCCAAACTGGTGCACTGGGCTGCACACACCTTCCACACTGCCATGTTTATCAATTATGAACAG GTGAACATGGCTGACCGGTTTGGGCAGATCATGATTGAAAATCTGCAGAGACGACAGTGTAATCTGGCTGGAGTGGATGTGTGCCAGTCCTTGGATTCTCAG AAGGAACGCTTCCTGTCTACAGGATGGGAGAGTGTGAACGCACTGGACATGATGGCAGTCTATAGCCTGCTTCCTCAGGAAGACGTAAGCAG GATTGAACGACTGGAGTTTTTAGATGAGAAAGAGCTACTCCAGCAGCTTCTTCAGCACTATAGTATCTGCTGGGCAGTAAAGGACACACTCAATCTAG GCATTTCACAAATTGGCTTTTGA
- the aqp8a.1 gene encoding aquaporin-8a.1 → MTESKCELFTVASAETVQCQKEQAAPMGFFERYVQPCLAELIGSTLFIFVGCISVIGNVGITGSIQPALAHGLALAIVVAVFGEISGGHFNPAVTVCVYLVGGMELILLVPYVLAQIFGGMIGAGLAKAISPPIQFSNASGAAFTAISSSADVGAVTVAEMVMTLFLTMVVSMGAVNGRTRCQYAPFLIGLTVTANILAGGMISGACMNPARAFGPAVVANHWAYHWVYWIGPMIGALLTVSIIRLLMGDKKTRIVFK, encoded by the exons ATGACTGAGTCCAAGTGTGAGCTTTTTACCGTGGCCAGTGCAGAGACTGTCCAGTGTCAGAAAGAGCAGGCCGCCCCAATGGGTTTCTTCGAGCGCTATGTACAGCCCTGCCTGGCCGAGCTTATCGGCTCCACTCTCTTCATATTTGTAGGCTGCATCTCAGTCATCGGCAACGTGGGAATCACAGGGAGTATTCAGCCTGCGCTGGCACATGGACTGGCCCTGGCTATCGTTGTTGCAGTGTTTGGAGAGATCAG TGGGGGTCACTTTAATCCAGctgtgacggtgtgtgtgtaccttgtggGAGGAATGGAGCTGATCCTTCTTGTTCCATATGTACTTGCACAAATATTTGGTGGAATGATTGGGGCTGGTCTTGCCAAA GCCATCTCCCCACCCATTCAGTTCAGTAATGCATCTGGAGCTGCGTTCACTGCTATCAGTAGCAGCGCTGATGTAGGAGCTGTTACTGTGGCTGAAATGGTGATGACTCTCTTCCTGACCATGGTGGTCAGCATGGGGGCTGTGAATGGGAGGACACGTTGCCAGTACGCTCCCTTCCTCATCGGCCTTACAGTGACAGCGAACATCCTGGCTGG GGGTATGATCTCTGGAGCGTGCATGAATCCAGCTCGAGCTTTTGGACCAGCGGTGGTGGCTAATCACTGGGCCTATCACTGGGTATATTGGATTGGACCTATGATTGGTGCTTTGCTCACCGTCAGCATCATCAG GTTATTGATGGGCGACAAGAAGACTCGcattgtatttaaataa
- the aqp8a.2 gene encoding aquaporin-8a.2, producing MEEEKVELREINRSSEDKFRKSAKPANRFERIIQPCIAELVGTMFFVFIGCVSVIENVEAVGRLQPALVHGLAVAVLVACMAEISGSHFNPPFTLAIFLCGGMQLAMVIPYLISQLVGGLLGAAMSKLMTSKENYINATGAAFTILHSDEQVPGAIFAEMAMTCLVTMVVLLGAVNGKSKSPMVPFLVGCTVIVNILAGGDVSGTCLNPARALGPALVAGHWDYHWVYWVGPIGGGLIAAALVRLLLGDEKIRVIMK from the exons ATGGAAGAAGAGAAAGTGGAGCTTAGAGAGATAAACAGGTCCTCAGAAGACAAGTTCAGAAAGTCAGCTAAACCAGCCAACAGGTTTGAGAGAATAATCCAGCCATGCATTGCTGAGCTTGTGGGGACTATGTTTTTTGTCTTCATTGGTTGTGTATCAGTGATTGAAAATGTTGAGGCAGTGGGTCGTCTGCAGCCAGCGCTGGTGCACGGGTTGGCAGTGGCTGTACTAGTGGCATGTATGGCAGAGATCAG TGGATCTCATTTCAACCCACCATTTACTTTGGCTATTTTCTTATGTGGAGGAATGCAGTTAGCAATGGTTATCCCGTATCTTATCAGCCAGCTTGTTGGAGGATTGCTTGGTGCTGCCATGTCAAAG CTCATGACATCAAAGGAAAACTACATAAATGCCACTGGTGCAGCTTTTACCATTCTACATTCAGATGAACAAGTACCTGGTGCTATCTTTGCCGAGATGGCAATGACCTGTCTGGTGACTATGGTGGTGCTGCTGGGGGCAGTAAATGGGAAAAGCAAGAGTCCCATGGTACCTTTCCTGGTGGGCTGCACTGTGATTGTCAACATCCTGGCAGG AGGTGATGTATCTGGCACCTGTTTGAACCCTGCAAGAGCTTTGGGACCTGCACTGGTAGCCGGTCACTGGGATTATCACTGGGTATACTGGGTTGGCCCTATTGGAGGAGGTTTAATAGCTGCAGCCCTTGTAAG GCTGCTGCTTGGCGATGAGAAGATTCGAGTTATAATGAAATGA
- the hbae5 gene encoding hemoglobin, alpha embryonic 5 isoform X2, producing the protein MSLSENDKQMVKTLWAKISPAADQLGCEALSRMFLVFPQTKTYFAHWPDLSLGSDSVKKHGKKVMDSVGEAVNNIDNLFGGLSSLSELHAFQLRIDPTNFKILSHNILVVIANRFPDDFSVEAHLSLEKFFARVALAMSDKYR; encoded by the exons ATGAGTCTCTCCGAAAACGACAAGCAAATGGTGAAGACCCTGTGGGCAAAGATCTCCCCCGCTGCTGATCAGCTCGGGTGTGAGGCCCTCTCCCG AATGTTCCTGGTATTTCCCCAGACCAAGACCTACTTTGCGCATTGGCCAGACCTGAGCCTGGGCTCCGATTCAGTGAAGAAGCATGGGAAGAAGGTCATGGATAGTGTTGGAGAGGCCGTCAATAATATCGATAACCTTTTTGGTGGTCTGAGCAGCCTCAGTGAGCTTCACGCATTTCAGCTTAGAATAGATCCCACTAACTTCAAG ATCCTGTCCCACAACATCCTTGTGGTGATCGCCAATCGCTTCCCGGATGATTTCAGTGTTGAGGCGCACCTGTCTCTGGAGAAGTTCTTCGCCAGGGTGGCGCTCGCCATGTCTGATAAATATCGTTAA
- the hbae5 gene encoding hemoglobin, alpha embryonic 5 isoform X1, with translation MSLSENDKQMVKTLWAKISPAADQLGCEALSRLATFYTFIFHLHLHPHLLIDVLFLGLANELPPFHCYCRMFLVFPQTKTYFAHWPDLSLGSDSVKKHGKKVMDSVGEAVNNIDNLFGGLSSLSELHAFQLRIDPTNFKILSHNILVVIANRFPDDFSVEAHLSLEKFFARVALAMSDKYR, from the exons ATGAGTCTCTCCGAAAACGACAAGCAAATGGTGAAGACCCTGTGGGCAAAGATCTCCCCCGCTGCTGATCAGCTCGGGTGTGAGGCCCTCTCCCGGTTAGCCACTTTCTACACTTTCATCTTCCACCTTCATCTTCATCCACACCTGCTCATTGATGTGTTGTTTCTTGGTCTTGCAAATGAACTCCCCCCTTTTCACTGTTATTGCAGAATGTTCCTGGTATTTCCCCAGACCAAGACCTACTTTGCGCATTGGCCAGACCTGAGCCTGGGCTCCGATTCAGTGAAGAAGCATGGGAAGAAGGTCATGGATAGTGTTGGAGAGGCCGTCAATAATATCGATAACCTTTTTGGTGGTCTGAGCAGCCTCAGTGAGCTTCACGCATTTCAGCTTAGAATAGATCCCACTAACTTCAAG ATCCTGTCCCACAACATCCTTGTGGTGATCGCCAATCGCTTCCCGGATGATTTCAGTGTTGAGGCGCACCTGTCTCTGGAGAAGTTCTTCGCCAGGGTGGCGCTCGCCATGTCTGATAAATATCGTTAA
- the zgc:163057 gene encoding hemoglobin subunit alpha-D-like produces MLSALEKQILIDLWHKLIPVAEDIGGEALYRMFTTFPKTKTYFGHLDLSHGSGHLRSLGKKIVVAIAEGTTHISTPLFTSSLGYLSRYHAYQLRIHPTNFKLFNHCMLVTLACHLGGDFSAIEHAAIDKYLSAYSAVLAEKFR; encoded by the exons ATGCTTTCAGCGCTCGAGAAACAAATACTTATAGACCTGTGGCACAAACTGATACCAGTGGCAGAAGATATTGGAGGTGAAGCACTGTACAG AATGTTTACAACGTTTCCCAAAACCAAGACATATTTCGGTCACCTGGACCTCAGTCACGGTTCTGGGCATTTGCGCTCTCTCGGGAAGAAGATTGTGGTGGCCATAGCGGAGGGGACGACGCACATAAGCACTCCACTTTTTACCAGCAGTCTGGGGTACCTCAGCAGATATCATGCCTATCAGCTGAGAATACATCCAACCAATTTTAAG CTGTTTAATCACTGTATGCTGGTGACTTTAGCTTGTCATTTGGGGGGTGACTTCTCTGCTATTGAACACGCAGCGATTGACAAGTATCTCTCAGCTTATTCAGCAGTGCTGGCCGAGAAGTTCAGATAA